One window of the Rhodovastum atsumiense genome contains the following:
- a CDS encoding DUF3883 domain-containing protein — MQKAPTKTSRKTTTTLPKVIFFHIGWTREYRGAKDDPPLGKFGFIGEWHEALNFRPYRGRCYGYAPHSSVRVGELGAARGADYADGVLVIWTATDPAGGGRYIVGWYRNATVHRQLDDRRPSGAMTLAIADAAADDCYLVPVDERRFFVPSLQDGWPGQKSAFYANKHLSDSDLKKVIAYIDGQSSNGFFREEPAQADKKKRHGGGRSQDPETRARVERAAVDLVTTQYEHDDWDVESVESDNKGWDLEVTRAGMLLRVEVKGLSGEGAVELTPNEYEAMRSKDKRMSYRLAIVWNALSRAPTLTIFSYEPGTEAWRSDDGRKLHFKDLIGARVKF, encoded by the coding sequence ATGCAGAAAGCGCCCACCAAAACGTCCCGCAAGACGACCACGACACTTCCCAAGGTGATCTTCTTCCACATCGGCTGGACCCGGGAATATCGCGGAGCCAAGGACGATCCCCCGCTCGGAAAATTTGGCTTCATCGGCGAGTGGCACGAGGCCCTGAACTTCCGCCCATACCGTGGGCGCTGCTACGGCTATGCGCCGCACTCCAGCGTCAGGGTAGGCGAACTAGGGGCGGCCCGCGGAGCGGACTATGCGGATGGGGTTCTGGTGATCTGGACAGCAACGGATCCGGCGGGTGGCGGCCGCTACATCGTGGGATGGTACCGAAACGCAACCGTTCATAGGCAACTCGATGACAGGCGCCCTAGCGGGGCCATGACGCTGGCGATCGCCGACGCCGCAGCGGACGACTGTTATCTCGTCCCAGTCGACGAACGACGCTTCTTCGTCCCTAGCTTGCAAGATGGATGGCCTGGACAGAAGAGTGCGTTCTACGCCAACAAGCACCTCTCGGATTCAGACCTGAAAAAGGTGATCGCTTACATAGATGGTCAGTCGTCTAACGGGTTCTTTCGTGAGGAGCCCGCGCAGGCCGACAAGAAGAAGAGACACGGCGGAGGCCGCAGCCAGGATCCAGAGACACGGGCGCGCGTGGAAAGAGCCGCGGTCGATCTAGTGACGACACAATACGAGCATGATGACTGGGACGTTGAGTCCGTGGAGTCGGACAACAAGGGCTGGGACCTAGAAGTGACCCGGGCCGGGATGCTGCTCCGCGTCGAGGTCAAGGGACTTTCCGGCGAAGGCGCCGTCGAGCTGACCCCTAATGAGTACGAGGCCATGAGGTCGAAAGACAAGCGCATGAGCTATAGGCTCGCGATCGTCTGGAACGCGCTATCGCGGGCGCCGACTCTTACCATATTTTCCTACGAGCCGGGAACGGAAGCATGGCGCTCCGATGACGGCAGAAAGCTCCACTTCAAGGACCTCATCGGCGCGCGGGTTAAATTCTAG
- a CDS encoding DEAD/DEAH box helicase has translation MPTTIEAIQAEIEAAATPGFRGRLIARGQARAMIWRDGALPADAPAFSPQLSYDLHSYGYSLLGLGLRLRDLGGDPARARIAFEQAATALEAVMAKGNRGDSDRDFHFVMAAAAYHLARLSARAYSLLVIVLGESNFSPIERAIAQLMLRDFNALDDLVMSFRAYGTGSDERITAAFEAYLNQDEPQAADGADSEHSSFILDGIDLALTDNFLAAMSIFRAALEHGEQALVNEALTRLREGQNICGELNLLPQWWAHRVAIHLLSDLWDSTFHVRLPANPSGGSAPLWPSLRELFIASLMRRPRAEVDLWPSQIDAAVRAVNQTDDLVVSLPTSAGKTRIAELCILRCLASGKRVVFITPLRALSAQTETALQRTFFPLGRTISALYGSVGVSGLDEDAIRERHIVVATPEKIDFALRNDPSLLDDVGLLVFDEGHMIGPGEREVRYEVQIQRLLKRSDASQRRIVCLSAILPDGDQLEDFANWLRRDQPGGLVKNDWRPTRLRYGEVTWNGQTALLSLRVGEERPFVPRFLTAFTPPLFIRPKRQRTRVFPDDQRELCLATAWRLVEDGQTILIFCPERRSVEPFAEVIIDLHERGALKSLLTIEPSKLATALALGQEWLGQGHAILRCLELGVALHHGALPTAYRKEVERLLREGVLKVTISSPTLAQGLNLSATVVIMHSLFRRGELIEISEFKNVIGRAGRAYIDVEGLVLYPVFDGDPYHLSQWDRLITNLGSREMESGLVRLVLELLVRMHNRTGGTLQQLADYVVNNPAAWTFPEIPNEKPQIREHAFLSWQRNLATLDTAILSLIGENDIPDHSVEETLDRILQSSLWERSLKRRPQDHQLVLKTAFVARSKVIWAQSTSVRRRGYFLAGIGLESGLALDAIAAECNELLVTANNAIFAFEAEDAIAAITSIAERVFSFYPFAPDPMPPNWRAILRCWLLGEPLAAVAADQESDTLQFVEGGLVYRLPWAMEAIRVRGIANGDIIDDTFGLRLEDYDLRFAVCAVETGTLNRSASILIQAGFNSRIAAIKVVNDTGATFSTAAELNQWLGSEVVAAWSALPDWPTPETQVMWATFSRDFVPHEGNTWTSRRYWASVAWNSSTAPRSGTPVRLFHLDGRPAVLSVDGLPIGTLKAPLNPNRRGLLRGVVGDEAGKILLTYLGPEDLWLKNIA, from the coding sequence ATGCCAACAACGATTGAAGCCATTCAGGCCGAGATCGAAGCCGCGGCTACGCCGGGATTTCGCGGTCGCCTCATCGCACGCGGCCAAGCGAGGGCTATGATTTGGCGCGACGGGGCGCTTCCAGCGGATGCTCCCGCTTTCTCCCCCCAGCTTAGCTACGACCTCCACTCGTATGGTTATTCACTCCTTGGACTCGGTCTCCGCCTGCGTGACCTCGGGGGTGATCCCGCGCGCGCGCGCATTGCCTTTGAGCAAGCTGCTACTGCGCTTGAAGCGGTCATGGCCAAAGGCAATCGTGGCGACAGCGACCGCGACTTTCATTTCGTCATGGCCGCCGCCGCATACCATCTCGCGAGGCTTTCGGCGCGCGCCTATTCGCTACTCGTTATCGTGTTGGGAGAAAGCAATTTCTCGCCCATCGAACGTGCCATCGCCCAGCTCATGCTTCGAGACTTCAATGCGCTTGATGACCTGGTCATGAGCTTTCGAGCCTATGGCACCGGCAGTGACGAGCGGATCACAGCAGCTTTCGAAGCCTATCTCAATCAGGACGAGCCTCAGGCTGCTGATGGTGCTGATTCAGAGCACTCGTCATTCATTTTGGATGGTATCGACCTTGCGTTGACAGACAATTTCTTGGCGGCCATGTCGATCTTTCGGGCTGCTCTGGAGCATGGCGAGCAAGCTCTTGTCAACGAGGCGCTGACGCGTCTGCGGGAGGGTCAAAATATTTGTGGAGAACTGAATCTTTTACCCCAATGGTGGGCGCACCGGGTTGCCATTCACCTTCTTTCCGACCTGTGGGATTCGACATTTCACGTTCGGCTTCCCGCCAACCCGTCGGGGGGATCTGCACCGTTGTGGCCATCTTTGCGAGAACTCTTCATTGCATCTCTCATGCGCCGTCCAAGGGCCGAAGTCGATCTGTGGCCTTCACAGATCGATGCTGCTGTGCGGGCGGTCAATCAGACTGATGACCTCGTGGTGTCGCTTCCTACCAGCGCCGGCAAGACGCGTATCGCTGAACTCTGTATTCTGCGATGCCTCGCTTCAGGCAAGCGGGTGGTCTTCATCACCCCTTTGCGGGCGCTCTCGGCTCAGACCGAGACAGCCTTGCAGCGGACATTCTTTCCTTTAGGCAGAACGATCTCGGCCCTTTACGGTAGCGTCGGTGTCAGCGGCCTCGACGAAGATGCCATTCGCGAGCGGCATATCGTGGTTGCAACACCCGAGAAGATCGATTTCGCATTGCGCAACGACCCCAGCCTGCTCGACGACGTAGGATTGCTAGTGTTCGACGAAGGCCATATGATCGGGCCCGGCGAGCGCGAGGTTCGCTACGAGGTCCAGATTCAGCGGCTGTTGAAGCGATCGGACGCGTCTCAGCGGCGCATCGTCTGCCTTTCGGCGATTCTTCCAGACGGTGATCAGCTAGAGGATTTCGCCAACTGGCTGCGCCGAGACCAGCCAGGGGGCCTCGTTAAGAACGATTGGCGGCCAACGCGGCTCCGGTATGGAGAGGTCACTTGGAACGGCCAGACCGCGTTGCTCAGCTTGCGGGTCGGCGAAGAACGTCCTTTCGTACCACGCTTCCTGACAGCGTTTACGCCACCTTTGTTTATTCGCCCCAAGCGGCAGCGAACGCGAGTCTTTCCTGACGATCAGCGTGAGCTTTGCTTGGCCACAGCGTGGCGCCTTGTTGAGGACGGCCAGACTATCCTGATTTTTTGTCCGGAGCGACGCAGCGTTGAACCCTTCGCCGAGGTAATCATCGACCTCCATGAGCGCGGTGCGCTCAAGTCGTTGCTCACTATCGAGCCGTCCAAACTCGCTACCGCATTGGCCCTCGGGCAAGAGTGGCTCGGCCAGGGTCATGCGATCCTCAGGTGCCTTGAACTCGGGGTTGCATTGCATCACGGGGCTTTGCCGACCGCCTATCGCAAGGAGGTCGAGCGTCTTCTGCGCGAAGGCGTGCTCAAGGTCACGATTTCATCGCCGACCTTAGCTCAAGGCCTCAATCTGTCGGCGACCGTCGTCATAATGCATTCTCTGTTCCGCCGCGGTGAGCTCATCGAGATATCGGAGTTTAAGAACGTCATTGGCCGCGCTGGCCGAGCCTACATCGATGTCGAGGGACTGGTTCTCTACCCAGTTTTTGATGGCGATCCATACCACCTCTCCCAATGGGATCGGCTCATCACCAACCTTGGCTCGCGTGAGATGGAAAGTGGTTTAGTACGTCTGGTGCTGGAGCTGTTGGTCCGCATGCACAACAGGACTGGTGGCACTTTGCAGCAGCTTGCCGACTACGTCGTGAACAACCCCGCTGCTTGGACATTTCCCGAGATACCAAACGAGAAGCCGCAGATTCGCGAACACGCATTTTTATCGTGGCAACGGAACCTAGCCACCCTAGACACAGCGATTCTGAGCCTGATCGGGGAAAATGATATCCCTGATCACAGCGTTGAGGAGACCTTGGACCGCATCCTCCAGTCATCTCTTTGGGAACGTAGCCTCAAGCGCCGGCCCCAAGACCACCAGCTGGTGCTGAAGACCGCATTCGTTGCCCGCAGCAAGGTCATATGGGCGCAGTCGACATCCGTTCGCCGACGCGGCTATTTTCTTGCTGGCATTGGCCTTGAGAGCGGTCTCGCTCTCGACGCCATTGCTGCAGAATGCAACGAGCTTCTCGTGACCGCCAATAATGCCATCTTCGCCTTTGAAGCTGAGGATGCGATTGCCGCAATTACCAGTATAGCCGAGCGCGTGTTCAGCTTCTATCCCTTTGCGCCTGATCCTATGCCACCCAATTGGCGGGCGATCTTGCGCTGCTGGTTGCTTGGTGAGCCGCTCGCAGCCGTCGCCGCTGACCAGGAATCTGACACGCTCCAATTCGTCGAGGGCGGATTGGTATATCGGCTGCCATGGGCGATGGAAGCGATCCGGGTGCGTGGAATCGCAAACGGCGATATTATCGACGATACATTCGGCCTGCGCCTTGAGGATTACGATCTGCGTTTTGCCGTTTGCGCCGTGGAGACCGGCACTCTCAATCGTTCAGCTTCAATATTGATTCAAGCAGGATTCAATTCCCGCATCGCGGCAATCAAAGTTGTTAATGATACCGGCGCCACCTTTTCTACCGCGGCCGAGCTTAACCAGTGGTTAGGTTCGGAAGTTGTGGCGGCTTGGAGTGCGTTGCCTGATTGGCCGACGCCTGAAACGCAGGTGATGTGGGCGACCTTCAGCCGGGATTTTGTGCCTCATGAAGGCAACACCTGGACTAGTCGACGCTATTGGGCTTCGGTGGCGTGGAATTCTAGCACCGCGCCGCGCTCAGGCACACCTGTCCGTCTATTTCACCTGGATGGCCGGCCTGCGGTGCTGTCTGTCGACGGTCTGCCTATCGGCACGCTGAAAGCGCCGTTGAACCCCAATCGGCGTGGCCTCCTGCGGGGAGTGGTCGGAGATGAAGCCGGAAAAATCCTGCTGACGTACCTCGGTCCTGAAGATCTCTGGCTAAAGAATATAGCTTAG
- a CDS encoding IS630 family transposase (programmed frameshift), with translation MTRPLLLRGDFDAMLVRAAARAAKDGGQARRLLALAAIYEGSSRTEAAKIGGVTPQIVRDWVVKFNAAGPAGLIDPKRPGPAPLLTAEQRAALAAVIDSGPIPAVHGVVRWRQIDLCQWVWEEFQISVSRQTISRELRAMGFRKLSVRPRHHAQAEGAIEHFKKGFPARLEEIAAETGIAPERIEVWFADEARVGQKNKLTRRWARRGTRPSAPQDQRTASTYIFGAICPREGKGAALVLPRCNLDAMNLHLVEIAAAVAPGAHAVLLLDQAGWHTSARLVVPSNITLVPLPPKCPELNPTENIWQFLRDNWLSNLVFRSYEAIVEHCCDAWNRLMDQPWRIMSIGLRDWAHRF, from the exons ATGACACGCCCCCTGCTCTTGCGAGGTGATTTTGACGCGATGTTGGTCCGTGCGGCGGCCCGGGCCGCGAAGGACGGGGGACAAGCCCGACGTCTGTTGGCACTGGCGGCGATCTACGAGGGGTCGAGCCGAACGGAGGCGGCGAAGATCGGCGGGGTGACGCCGCAGATCGTTCGGGACTGGGTGGTGAAGTTCAACGCGGCTGGTCCGGCGGGGCTGATCGATCCCAAGCGGCCGGGGCCAGCGCCTCTGCTGACTGCCGAGCAGCGTGCGGCATTGGCGGCGGTCATCGATAGCGGGCCGATCCCGGCGGTGCACGGTGTGGTGCGCTGGCGGCAAATCGATCTGTGTCAGTGGGTGTGGGAAGAATTCCAGATATCGGTGTCGCGGCAAACGATAAGCCGGGAATTGCGGGCGATGGGCTTTCGCAAGCTGTCGGTTCGGCCGCGCCATCATGCCCAGGCCGAAGGAGCAATCGAACATTTTAAAAAAG GTTTCCCGGCCCGTCTGGAGGAAATCGCCGCCGAGACGGGTATCGCCCCTGAGCGAATAGAGGTCTGGTTTGCTGACGAAGCCCGGGTTGGCCAGAAAAACAAGCTCACCCGCCGCTGGGCCCGACGGGGTACTCGACCCTCTGCACCCCAGGACCAGCGCACGGCGTCCACCTACATCTTCGGCGCCATCTGCCCTCGGGAGGGCAAGGGGGCAGCGCTGGTTCTGCCCCGATGCAATCTCGATGCGATGAATCTGCATCTGGTCGAGATCGCCGCCGCCGTGGCGCCTGGTGCACATGCCGTGCTGCTGCTCGATCAGGCGGGATGGCATACCTCAGCGCGCCTCGTGGTGCCGTCCAACATCACCTTGGTGCCGCTGCCGCCGAAATGCCCTGAGCTCAACCCCACCGAGAATATATGGCAATTCCTACGTGACAACTGGCTCTCGAACCTAGTGTTCCGCTCCTACGAGGCTATCGTCGAACACTGCTGCGACGCGTGGAACAGGCTCATGGATCAGCCTTGGCGGATCATGTCCATCGGACTACGCGACTGGGCACATCGGTTCTGA
- a CDS encoding Hachiman antiphage defense system protein HamA produces MVQFQDWCITAETVIGHHALRVLSGDPARLDVGVTTTAAIIPSHYAAEEQVSRILARLGKIRAAKLIENKLPTTKSIRSGDLGEILATEYIASNTTYLIPIKRLRWKDHRNMAMRGDDVIGIAQDQTTGRLHFLKTEAKSRATLSAGVVAEARAGLDKDGGLPSAHALSFISARLLELGHLALADAIDDAQLKHGIPVYSVKHLLFTFSGNGPTTHLAASLQGYTGPVVQWAVGLHVTDHAAFVGNVYDQVIANANND; encoded by the coding sequence ATGGTTCAATTCCAAGATTGGTGTATTACCGCCGAGACGGTTATTGGCCATCACGCACTTCGCGTTCTCTCTGGCGACCCAGCGCGATTGGATGTCGGCGTCACTACTACGGCAGCAATCATTCCCAGCCATTATGCTGCTGAAGAGCAAGTCTCCCGTATCCTAGCGCGTCTTGGCAAAATAAGAGCAGCCAAACTCATTGAAAATAAACTGCCAACCACGAAATCAATCCGATCCGGTGACCTGGGTGAAATTTTGGCAACAGAATACATCGCCAGCAACACGACTTACTTGATTCCGATCAAGCGGCTGCGGTGGAAGGATCATCGGAATATGGCCATGCGCGGCGACGATGTTATCGGTATCGCGCAAGACCAGACAACAGGCCGCCTTCATTTTCTGAAGACGGAGGCTAAGAGCCGGGCCACCCTAAGCGCTGGCGTTGTCGCCGAGGCTCGCGCCGGCCTTGATAAGGACGGCGGTTTGCCATCAGCCCATGCGCTATCGTTCATCTCGGCGCGTCTTCTGGAGCTTGGCCATCTCGCGCTTGCCGATGCGATCGACGACGCGCAATTAAAACACGGCATACCCGTATATAGCGTAAAGCACTTGCTGTTTACGTTTTCCGGCAACGGGCCCACTACCCATCTCGCGGCGTCGCTTCAGGGTTACACGGGCCCGGTCGTGCAGTGGGCCGTGGGACTCCACGTGACGGACCATGCGGCCTTTGTCGGGAACGTCTACGACCAGGTGATCGCCAATGCCAACAACGATTGA
- a CDS encoding mobile mystery protein B: MSGLFEEPDDAATPLADTERDGLIPSHIALRRELNAAEQANILAGQEWGLRQLRRDLLCEDFARSLHRHMFGDVWRWAGKFRTTTRNIGIDPWKIPVELRQLLDDARLWVAAQVFPPDEIAVRLHHRLVAIHPFPNGNGRHARLMADLLAMQLGQPRFPWGRGTLASAGDLRRRYIDALRQADAHDIGPLLAFARAPGDDQTGTKGHG, encoded by the coding sequence GTGAGCGGGCTTTTCGAGGAGCCGGATGATGCGGCCACGCCGCTCGCCGACACGGAACGGGACGGCCTCATTCCCTCGCACATCGCCCTACGCCGCGAGCTGAACGCGGCGGAACAGGCGAACATCCTCGCCGGGCAGGAATGGGGGCTGCGCCAGTTGCGGCGTGACCTCCTCTGCGAGGATTTCGCGCGCAGTTTACACCGGCACATGTTCGGCGACGTCTGGCGTTGGGCGGGAAAGTTCCGCACCACGACGCGCAACATCGGCATAGACCCCTGGAAGATTCCCGTGGAGCTGCGCCAGTTGCTCGACGACGCCAGGCTCTGGGTGGCGGCGCAGGTCTTCCCGCCGGACGAAATCGCGGTGCGTCTGCATCACCGGCTGGTCGCGATCCACCCATTCCCTAACGGCAACGGCCGCCATGCGCGCCTGATGGCCGACCTTCTCGCGATGCAACTCGGCCAGCCGCGCTTCCCGTGGGGGCGGGGCACGCTGGCGAGCGCCGGTGACCTGCGGCGGCGCTACATCGACGCCCTGCGGCAAGCGGATGCCCACGACATTGGCCCGCTGCTGGCGTTCGCGCGCGCGCCGGGAGACGACCAGACCGGGACGAAAGGCCATGGCTAA
- a CDS encoding mobile mystery protein A, with product MKSFIHKHEARRALDRRFTEFGPAVRFTPPVKGWIRAIREALGMSSLQLARRLKVSQPALAAMEQSEIKGTVQLRSLQRVAAAFDCKLVYALVPNKPLETMVQDRARAVARRRLPAVAHTMLLERQELAARDAEAQNEAFARAIDPRTLWDDR from the coding sequence ATGAAATCCTTCATTCACAAGCACGAGGCACGCCGGGCCTTGGACCGCAGATTTACTGAATTCGGCCCCGCCGTCCGTTTCACGCCCCCGGTCAAGGGCTGGATTCGGGCCATCCGGGAGGCGCTCGGCATGTCCTCGTTGCAACTCGCCCGCCGCCTCAAGGTCAGCCAGCCGGCGCTGGCCGCCATGGAACAATCCGAGATCAAGGGCACAGTGCAGCTGCGCTCGCTGCAAAGGGTCGCGGCGGCCTTCGACTGCAAGCTTGTCTACGCGCTCGTGCCCAACAAGCCGCTGGAAACCATGGTGCAGGATCGCGCGCGGGCGGTGGCGCGGCGTCGCCTGCCGGCGGTCGCCCATACGATGCTGCTGGAGCGGCAGGAATTGGCCGCGCGGGATGCCGAGGCGCAAAACGAGGCCTTCGCGCGCGCGATCGATCCGCGCACGCTGTGGGACGACCGGTGA
- a CDS encoding IS256 family transposase: MTSHTRVVALRQPDEVDDPLTAVLRSGARRLLAQAVEAEAEAFLAEMSGLRLPDGRERLVRHGYGPERLVQTGIGPVPVRRVKLRDRGAASEAERIRFTSALLPRWARRTRSLDALLPILYLRGVSMGDFQEALTALLGPEAPNLSPAVIGRLRDEWQSDYTRWQRRDLSARHYVYCWADGVYLQARMEPQAECMLVLIGATPEGKKELVGFQVGMRESAQSWHELLVDLKARGLAVAPRLATGDGSLGFWKALGEVFPTTRHQRCWVHKTANILDKLPKSVQPAVKHDLREIWQAPDRATAEDAVDTFAEKYAAKYAKAVACLLKDRDALLTFYDFPAEHWDHLRTSNPIESVFATVRLRTVRTKGALSQDTARLMVFKLVMTAAKTWRRLKGENQLPKVVRGVRFRNGLEVIEAPVQTAA, from the coding sequence ATGACGAGCCATACCAGGGTTGTTGCCCTCCGTCAGCCCGATGAGGTGGATGACCCGCTGACAGCGGTGCTGAGGAGCGGCGCCCGGCGTCTGCTGGCCCAGGCGGTGGAAGCGGAAGCCGAGGCATTCCTGGCCGAAATGAGTGGTCTGCGGCTGCCGGACGGGCGTGAGCGGCTGGTGCGACACGGGTATGGGCCCGAACGCCTGGTGCAGACTGGCATTGGGCCGGTTCCGGTGCGGCGGGTGAAGCTGCGCGATCGCGGCGCCGCGTCGGAAGCGGAGCGGATCCGTTTTACCTCGGCGCTGCTGCCGCGCTGGGCGCGGCGGACGCGCAGCCTGGACGCGCTATTGCCGATCCTCTACCTGCGTGGGGTCTCGATGGGCGATTTCCAGGAGGCGCTGACGGCGCTGCTCGGCCCGGAGGCGCCGAACCTGTCGCCTGCGGTCATTGGCCGTCTGCGGGACGAATGGCAGTCCGACTATACCCGCTGGCAGCGCCGTGATCTGTCGGCCCGGCATTACGTCTATTGCTGGGCCGATGGCGTCTATCTACAGGCGCGCATGGAGCCGCAGGCCGAGTGCATGTTGGTCCTGATCGGCGCCACCCCGGAGGGCAAGAAGGAACTCGTGGGCTTTCAGGTCGGGATGCGCGAGAGCGCACAGAGCTGGCACGAGCTGCTGGTCGACCTCAAGGCCCGCGGGCTGGCGGTCGCGCCGCGGCTGGCCACCGGAGATGGAAGTCTCGGCTTCTGGAAAGCACTGGGGGAGGTGTTCCCGACCACCCGGCATCAGCGCTGCTGGGTGCATAAAACCGCGAATATCCTCGACAAGCTGCCCAAGTCGGTTCAGCCCGCGGTGAAGCATGACCTGCGCGAGATCTGGCAGGCGCCTGACCGTGCCACGGCCGAGGACGCCGTGGATACGTTCGCCGAGAAATATGCGGCGAAATACGCCAAGGCCGTTGCCTGCCTGCTCAAGGACCGTGACGCGCTGCTGACCTTCTACGACTTCCCAGCCGAGCACTGGGATCATCTGCGCACATCGAACCCGATTGAAAGCGTGTTCGCCACCGTTCGCCTACGCACGGTGCGGACCAAGGGCGCGCTCTCGCAGGACACTGCCCGCCTCATGGTTTTCAAACTGGTGATGACGGCTGCCAAGACATGGCGCCGCCTGAAGGGTGAGAACCAGTTGCCGAAGGTCGTCCGAGGTGTCAGATTCCGCAACGGCCTCGAGGTCATCGAGGCCCCAGTGCAGACCGCCGCCTGA
- a CDS encoding HamA C-terminal domain-containing protein, with translation MNALRPQPFLEVRVEDTVGLPTLLGLCAGYELGQWRSRQFAKYLIRNLIEFIYPIEEWDAANSATGVEMTARAAEAVYKTTKYENRGEIGELILFSILRSYYGSLPVVSKFYFKSAVNDTVKGFDAVHFIKGKDGLELWLGEVKFYTDAAAAIRDVIEELHKHLEADYLRGEFTWIGNKMRGDGPHYHEIRRLFDDKTSLDQVFPVLHIPVLITYESKAIGTHDIVNDVYRAAIEAELRHHFESFKGRCAIQRAAVHLILVPLGSKRALQEDFDSRLRAAQDL, from the coding sequence ATGAATGCTCTTCGGCCGCAGCCTTTCCTCGAGGTCCGGGTAGAAGACACTGTCGGATTGCCGACCCTGCTAGGGCTATGCGCAGGTTACGAGCTTGGGCAGTGGCGCTCGAGGCAATTTGCCAAGTACCTGATCCGGAATCTGATTGAATTTATCTACCCCATCGAGGAATGGGACGCTGCAAATTCTGCCACGGGTGTCGAAATGACTGCTCGGGCGGCGGAGGCAGTCTATAAGACGACGAAATACGAGAATCGTGGCGAAATCGGTGAACTAATCCTGTTTTCCATCTTGCGATCGTACTATGGCTCGCTTCCGGTCGTGTCCAAGTTCTATTTCAAATCAGCCGTCAACGACACAGTGAAGGGTTTCGACGCTGTGCACTTTATCAAAGGAAAAGACGGCCTAGAGCTTTGGCTCGGAGAGGTGAAGTTCTATACCGACGCTGCTGCTGCAATCCGCGACGTAATCGAGGAGCTCCATAAACACCTAGAGGCAGATTATCTGCGCGGGGAGTTCACATGGATCGGTAATAAGATGCGAGGCGATGGGCCCCATTACCACGAGATCCGGCGCCTGTTTGACGACAAGACTTCGCTCGATCAAGTGTTCCCAGTGCTGCACATCCCGGTGCTGATTACCTACGAAAGCAAGGCTATCGGCACCCACGACATTGTCAACGATGTCTACAGGGCTGCAATCGAGGCGGAACTGCGACACCACTTCGAATCGTTTAAGGGCCGTTGTGCCATCCAACGTGCCGCCGTCCACCTGATCCTTGTCCCTCTAGGCAGCAAACGAGCCTTGCAGGAAGACTTCGACAGTAGGCTCCGGGCCGCTCAGGATCTCTAG